Proteins co-encoded in one Aerococcaceae bacterium DSM 111021 genomic window:
- the mnmA gene encoding tRNA 2-thiouridine(34) synthase MnmA, with amino-acid sequence MTMSDNSNTRVVVGMSGGVDSSVTALLLKEQGYDVIGLFMKNWDDTDEFGVCTATEDYKDVALVAEQIGVPYYSVNFEKEYWDRVFEYFLSEYKKGRTPNPDVMCNKEVKFKAFLDYALDLGADYVAMGHYAQVERDLDGTVHLLRGVDDNKDQTYFLNQLSQEQLQRSLFPLGHLQKSEVREIAERAGLATAKKKDSTGVCFIGERNFKEFLSNYLPNKPGKMVTLDGEVKGDHSGLMYYTIGQRQGLGIGGGGESNEPWFVVGKDTDTQTLYVGQGYHHENLYSDYLEASDLSFTSPLPVNRTFECTAKFRYRQKDVEVKVEIDADTDKATVFFKEPVRAITPGQAVVFYDGEECLGGGTIDAAFSNSVKRQYV; translated from the coding sequence ATGACAATGTCAGATAACAGCAATACTAGAGTTGTCGTAGGAATGAGTGGCGGGGTAGATTCCTCTGTCACGGCGTTACTACTAAAAGAACAAGGTTATGATGTAATTGGGTTATTTATGAAGAATTGGGATGACACGGATGAATTCGGTGTCTGTACTGCAACAGAAGATTATAAGGATGTGGCTTTAGTAGCTGAACAGATTGGCGTTCCTTACTATTCTGTAAACTTTGAGAAAGAATATTGGGATCGTGTCTTCGAGTACTTCTTATCAGAATACAAAAAAGGCCGGACACCTAACCCAGATGTCATGTGTAATAAAGAAGTGAAATTTAAAGCATTCTTAGATTATGCATTAGATTTAGGAGCAGATTATGTAGCAATGGGACATTATGCACAAGTAGAGCGCGATTTAGATGGAACAGTTCATTTATTACGCGGGGTGGATGATAATAAGGACCAAACATATTTCTTGAACCAATTATCTCAAGAGCAATTACAAAGAAGTTTATTCCCACTTGGTCATTTACAAAAATCAGAAGTTCGTGAGATTGCTGAGCGAGCTGGTTTAGCAACTGCTAAGAAGAAAGATTCTACAGGAGTTTGCTTTATTGGTGAACGTAATTTTAAAGAGTTTCTATCAAACTACTTACCAAATAAACCAGGTAAAATGGTTACCCTTGACGGGGAAGTTAAAGGAGACCACTCTGGTTTAATGTATTACACAATAGGTCAACGCCAAGGATTAGGAATTGGTGGAGGCGGAGAGTCTAACGAACCATGGTTTGTAGTTGGTAAAGACACTGACACTCAAACATTATACGTAGGTCAAGGCTACCATCATGAAAATTTATACTCTGATTACTTAGAAGCATCAGATTTAAGTTTCACAAGTCCTTTACCAGTTAATAGAACGTTCGAATGTACTGCAAAATTCAGATACCGTCAAAAAGACGTTGAAGTTAAAGTGGAAATTGATGCAGATACTGATAAAGCAACAGTGTTCTTTAAAGAACCTGTTCGTGCAATCACACCTGGTCAAGCAGTTGTATTCTACGATGGCGAAGAATGTTTAGGTGGCGGAACAATCGATGCTGCGTTCTCAAACAGTGTGAAAAGACAATATGTATAA
- a CDS encoding cysteine desulfurase, giving the protein MVYLDNAATTKVRPEVVKVIHESLMNDYGNPSSTYRIGKTVKHSMIQARKQLAELLKVSESEIYFTSGATESNNWAIRSQAMKSREMGEGNHIVTTAIEHPSVSNVTKYLETQGFDVTYIQPNEKGEITVQQFLDSTTEKTIGWIAMAVNNEVGSILPIYELGEQAYEHELWFHVDSVQAIGPIAYDYSKLKCTTFVGSAHKFNGPKGIGFLVYRSYQEHNHLEPFMQGGGQENKMRSGTENVPYILGMVKALELTLAEQESTYSKFKDLRRYLLDSLNLHNIQFEINGDEKNRVPYINNLWFNGNIASQMLIKMDLDDVYISAGSACSAGSLTESAILKAYYPEQTERWSQSLRISFGYETTKEDIDQFIQSLKKISEGKIDLWHSNKLQN; this is encoded by the coding sequence ATGGTTTATTTAGACAATGCAGCTACAACAAAAGTACGTCCAGAAGTAGTGAAAGTGATTCATGAATCTTTAATGAATGATTATGGGAATCCATCGAGTACATATCGAATAGGAAAAACAGTCAAACATTCAATGATTCAAGCACGTAAGCAGTTAGCAGAGCTTTTGAAAGTGTCAGAATCAGAAATATATTTCACGAGTGGCGCTACTGAGTCAAATAACTGGGCTATCCGTTCTCAAGCAATGAAGTCACGAGAGATGGGTGAGGGAAATCACATTGTGACGACAGCAATTGAGCATCCGTCTGTTTCGAATGTTACGAAATATCTGGAAACGCAAGGATTTGATGTCACATATATTCAACCAAACGAAAAAGGTGAGATAACAGTCCAGCAGTTCTTAGATTCAACAACTGAAAAAACAATCGGATGGATTGCGATGGCAGTTAACAATGAAGTCGGATCAATTCTTCCAATTTATGAGTTAGGTGAACAAGCATACGAACATGAGCTTTGGTTCCATGTTGATTCAGTTCAAGCAATTGGACCCATTGCTTATGATTACTCTAAGTTAAAGTGCACAACATTTGTTGGGTCTGCTCATAAATTTAACGGGCCAAAAGGGATAGGTTTTTTAGTTTATCGTTCATATCAGGAACATAACCATCTTGAACCCTTTATGCAAGGTGGAGGCCAAGAGAACAAAATGCGTTCTGGCACTGAGAATGTACCATATATATTAGGCATGGTAAAGGCATTAGAATTAACACTAGCTGAGCAAGAAAGTACGTATTCTAAATTTAAAGACTTGCGTCGTTATTTATTAGATTCATTAAATCTTCATAATATTCAATTTGAAATAAATGGTGATGAAAAGAATCGAGTACCATATATTAATAATTTGTGGTTTAATGGTAATATAGCGAGTCAAATGCTAATAAAAATGGATTTAGATGATGTCTATATATCAGCAGGCAGTGCATGTTCGGCAGGTAGTTTAACTGAGAGTGCGATTTTAAAAGCCTATTACCCTGAGCAAACTGAAAGATGGAGCCAGAGCTTACGAATTTCTTTTGGTTACGAGACTACTAAAGAAGACATCGATCAATTTATCCAGAGTTTAAAGAAAATATCAGAGGGGAAGATCGATTTATGGCATTCAAACAAACTGCAGAATTAA
- a CDS encoding ATP-dependent RecD-like DNA helicase, whose protein sequence is MSQDEELVVGVVEAIYFENPSNFYKVVRISVDLDETDLLLGDELVITGMFASLHLDTEYQFFGKLTNHPKYGEQFAVTRYQQKAPTSYEGLIEYLSSSRFKGVGKVLAERIVDELGQDAIDTIISDSNALANVNGLSKVKAEDLRDSLLRHQGTERIFMQLSEWGFGPALSDKIYRAYESETITIIKENPYKLIEDIEGIGFNKADQLAEQLDFDAEDINRIVAGIYISVSELSNSDGDTYVPEEVAKRNGRKLLESSRRFLISDELLEKAVELAVTNEQLMRLVDNLMIPSLYFAELNIVKKIDNYYQYEQIERFEEDEIDEAIEEVIKISGIKYDESQQKALKTSIQSPISVITGGPGTGKTTLIKGVILLHSILHDYDLDQAMKKVDENPVLLAAPTGRAAKRMQETTGLPASTIHRLIGFNRDSQVDEFHATELEGSLLIVDEMSMVDTWLMNWLVQAIPYHLQVVFVGDKDQLPSVGPGKVFSDLIESDVLPVLRLEKIYRQAQDSTIIKLAHTIRQGQLPEDFLMKQHDRSFIQSPSQQIGHVVKQIIVAAKKKGFDATNLQVLAPMYKGPAGINALNTLLQELLNPPQPRKREINHFDTVFRVGDKVLQLINNSEDGVYNGDIGRIESIHFKKETDSKVEEITVSFDNAELIYKKSDLDQLTLAYCTSIHKAQGSEYPLVILPLVDMFSRLLQKDILYTAITRAQSSLIMIGNPDSFYKAVTSQKEPRRTFLRDLLKVQFDEEDSEEPESDEEEKRDISELPDQSEKESEISSVEKVKIAEEEEEEELELKLNEATINQIDPMINMEGVTPYDFMDSLK, encoded by the coding sequence ATGTCACAAGATGAGGAATTAGTCGTAGGTGTCGTAGAGGCGATCTATTTTGAGAATCCATCGAATTTCTATAAAGTAGTAAGAATAAGTGTCGATTTAGATGAGACGGACTTATTATTAGGAGACGAGTTGGTTATTACTGGAATGTTTGCTTCACTTCATCTCGATACTGAATACCAGTTTTTTGGTAAGTTAACCAATCACCCAAAATATGGAGAACAATTTGCAGTCACAAGATACCAACAAAAAGCACCAACATCCTATGAAGGGTTGATAGAGTATTTGTCTAGTAGCCGATTCAAAGGGGTTGGAAAAGTTTTAGCAGAACGGATTGTTGATGAGTTAGGACAAGACGCGATTGATACAATAATATCGGATTCGAATGCCTTGGCTAACGTAAACGGCTTATCCAAAGTTAAAGCAGAAGATTTACGTGATAGCCTTTTACGTCATCAAGGAACTGAACGTATCTTTATGCAATTAAGTGAATGGGGATTTGGACCAGCTCTATCTGATAAAATATATCGTGCATATGAAAGCGAAACAATTACTATAATTAAAGAGAATCCATACAAATTAATTGAAGATATTGAGGGGATTGGGTTCAATAAAGCAGATCAATTAGCAGAGCAATTAGACTTCGATGCTGAAGATATTAATCGAATTGTCGCTGGTATATATATATCTGTATCTGAATTATCAAATAGTGATGGGGATACATACGTTCCAGAAGAAGTTGCTAAACGCAATGGTCGGAAGTTGTTAGAATCGAGTCGACGCTTCTTAATTTCCGATGAATTATTAGAAAAAGCAGTGGAATTAGCCGTAACAAACGAACAGCTAATGCGCTTAGTCGATAACTTGATGATTCCAAGTTTATACTTTGCAGAACTTAATATCGTAAAAAAAATCGATAATTACTATCAATATGAACAAATTGAACGTTTTGAAGAAGACGAGATAGATGAAGCTATTGAAGAAGTCATTAAGATAAGTGGAATTAAATATGATGAGAGTCAACAAAAAGCTTTAAAGACGTCAATACAATCACCAATATCAGTGATTACTGGAGGTCCCGGTACGGGGAAAACGACCTTAATTAAAGGTGTTATTCTACTACATTCTATCTTACACGATTATGATTTGGACCAAGCAATGAAGAAAGTAGATGAAAATCCTGTTTTACTCGCAGCACCAACAGGACGAGCAGCTAAACGTATGCAAGAAACAACCGGCCTGCCTGCATCTACAATCCATCGATTAATTGGGTTTAATCGTGATTCACAAGTAGACGAGTTTCATGCGACAGAGCTAGAAGGATCTTTGTTAATTGTTGATGAAATGTCCATGGTGGATACTTGGTTGATGAATTGGCTTGTTCAAGCGATACCGTATCATCTTCAAGTTGTTTTTGTAGGGGATAAAGATCAGTTACCATCAGTTGGCCCTGGAAAAGTTTTTAGTGATTTGATTGAATCGGATGTATTACCCGTTCTTCGGCTGGAAAAAATATATCGTCAAGCTCAAGATAGTACGATTATTAAACTAGCTCACACAATTCGTCAAGGTCAATTGCCGGAAGATTTTTTAATGAAACAACATGATCGTTCATTTATACAATCACCAAGTCAACAAATTGGCCACGTCGTAAAGCAGATTATAGTTGCGGCAAAGAAAAAAGGATTTGATGCGACAAACTTGCAAGTTTTAGCACCAATGTATAAAGGACCTGCCGGAATCAATGCACTAAATACATTACTACAAGAATTATTGAATCCACCTCAACCTAGAAAACGCGAGATAAATCATTTTGATACAGTGTTTAGAGTAGGGGATAAAGTCTTACAATTAATAAATAATTCAGAAGATGGCGTTTATAATGGAGACATAGGTAGAATTGAATCCATTCATTTTAAAAAAGAAACTGATTCAAAAGTTGAAGAAATTACGGTCTCTTTTGATAATGCTGAACTTATCTATAAAAAGTCGGATTTAGATCAATTAACTTTGGCATATTGTACATCTATCCATAAAGCACAGGGAAGCGAATACCCACTTGTCATACTGCCACTTGTAGACATGTTCTCTAGATTGCTTCAAAAAGATATCTTATACACCGCAATCACGCGAGCACAGTCTAGTTTGATTATGATAGGGAATCCAGATAGTTTCTACAAAGCAGTAACGAGTCAAAAAGAACCACGCAGGACATTTTTACGTGACTTATTGAAGGTTCAGTTTGATGAAGAAGATAGTGAAGAGCCTGAAAGTGATGAAGAAGAGAAACGCGATATATCAGAGCTGCCTGACCAGTCTGAAAAAGAGTCAGAGATATCTTCTGTAGAAAAAGTAAAGATAGCCGAAGAAGAAGAAGAAGAAGAATTAGAGTTAAAACTAAACGAAGCTACCATAAATCAGATTGATCCAATGATAAACATGGAAGGGGTCACACCTTACGATTTCATGGATTCATTAAAATGA
- a CDS encoding cysteine desulfurase, giving the protein MAFKQTAELKGFNRTFSVNPEVRPYTLRDNGFVDTKGGNYIYKRPLDSAHKQGLVLKVTIDSDLKGLKVSTVNEKGLSTVDISKLDNNSMVVEKVNFIFDGFIDRDVLAEQ; this is encoded by the coding sequence ATGGCATTCAAACAAACTGCAGAATTAAAAGGTTTCAATCGTACATTTAGTGTTAACCCGGAGGTACGTCCATATACGTTGCGCGATAACGGCTTTGTAGATACAAAAGGTGGAAACTATATTTATAAGCGCCCATTAGATTCAGCGCACAAACAAGGACTTGTATTAAAAGTGACTATAGATAGTGACTTAAAAGGTCTAAAAGTATCTACTGTTAACGAAAAAGGATTATCAACGGTTGATATCTCAAAATTAGATAATAATAGCATGGTTGTTGAAAAAGTAAACTTCATCTTTGATGGATTTATTGACCGTGATGTATTAGCTGAACAATAA
- a CDS encoding replication-associated recombination protein A, with amino-acid sequence MQQPLAFRMRPKHIDEVLGQKHLVGEGKIIRRMVVSERLSSMILYGPPGTGKTSIASAIAGSTKYAFRILNAATDSKKDMEVIVEEAKMSGTVIMLLDEIHRLNKVKQDYLLPHLENGRVILIGATTENPYISINPAIRSRLQIFEVKPLSPEDIKLGLTRAIADKEEGLGNYNIEIADDILNHFSHVTNGDIRSSLNALELAVLSTKPDSNNIINITQDVAEECLQHKRMTHDKDGDAHYDVISALQKSIRGSDVDAAMYYLAILLEAGELTIACRRLLIIAYEDIGLGNPGATTRTVSAVTAAEKVGLPEARIPLAFAVADLALSPKSNTTYRALNSAISDISSGKVGQVPDHVRDAHYSGAEKLGRGVDYKYPHDYPHHYVDQQYLPDNLKNRQYFEPDPTGKYEEALSQIYKQIKQK; translated from the coding sequence ATGCAACAACCATTAGCATTTCGCATGCGTCCAAAACACATAGATGAAGTTTTGGGACAGAAACATTTAGTCGGTGAAGGTAAAATTATACGTCGAATGGTCGTCTCTGAACGTTTGTCATCAATGATTCTTTATGGTCCTCCTGGAACGGGAAAGACAAGTATTGCTAGTGCCATCGCCGGGAGTACTAAGTACGCATTTCGTATCTTGAATGCTGCAACGGACTCTAAGAAAGATATGGAAGTTATTGTAGAAGAGGCAAAAATGTCTGGTACTGTCATTATGCTACTTGATGAGATTCATCGTTTAAATAAAGTGAAGCAAGACTACTTATTACCCCACTTGGAAAACGGGCGCGTGATTCTAATTGGAGCGACTACTGAAAATCCATATATATCGATAAACCCAGCTATCAGAAGTCGATTACAAATTTTTGAAGTGAAGCCATTATCACCTGAAGATATTAAATTAGGTTTAACTCGTGCAATCGCTGATAAAGAAGAAGGTTTAGGGAATTATAATATTGAGATTGCTGACGACATCTTAAACCATTTTTCTCATGTAACAAATGGAGATATCCGTTCATCTCTCAATGCCTTAGAATTAGCTGTATTATCAACAAAACCGGATTCAAATAATATTATCAACATTACTCAGGACGTTGCTGAAGAGTGTCTTCAACACAAGAGAATGACACATGACAAAGACGGTGATGCACATTATGATGTGATATCTGCTCTTCAGAAATCGATAAGAGGCAGCGATGTCGATGCTGCTATGTATTACTTGGCCATATTATTAGAAGCTGGCGAACTAACAATTGCTTGTAGGCGTCTTCTTATTATTGCTTATGAAGACATCGGTTTGGGGAATCCTGGAGCAACAACAAGAACAGTTTCTGCCGTAACTGCGGCTGAAAAAGTCGGCCTGCCAGAAGCACGTATACCTTTAGCCTTTGCTGTGGCTGACTTGGCTTTAAGTCCTAAATCAAATACAACATACCGAGCACTTAATAGTGCAATCTCTGATATCTCTTCTGGGAAGGTAGGTCAAGTTCCTGACCATGTTCGTGACGCCCATTACTCTGGTGCTGAGAAACTAGGTCGTGGCGTTGATTATAAATACCCACATGATTATCCACACCATTATGTAGATCAACAATATCTACCTGATAACTTAAAAAATCGCCAATACTTTGAACCCGATCCTACTGGGAAATACGAAGAAGCTTTATCTCAAATATATAAGCAAATTAAGCAAAAATAA